One genomic segment of Candidatus Hydrogenedens sp. includes these proteins:
- a CDS encoding 3-isopropylmalate dehydrogenase, whose amino-acid sequence MTTYRIALLPGDGTGPEVIKEGVKVLNAVAQKLGFSLDTVEYDFGGDRYLKTGEILPDSAVDELKKFDAIYLGAIGHPDVKPGILEKGILLRLRFELDQYINLRPVKLYPNVYTPIKDKGPKEIDFVVVRENTGGLYTGCGGFQKKGTPHEVAIQESVYTRFEVDRCLKYAFELTRKRNKDKKLTLVGKTNVLTFVFDLWERAFHEMGAKEYPDITRDYAHVDATTMWMVKNPEWFDVLVTDNMFGDIITDLGAMIQGGMGVAAGGNINPEGVSMFEPIGGSAPKYTGMNIINPIACILAGQMLLDHIGESKGAEILEQAVIKFFESKVLPGLSAKEIKESGWSTTKIGDAIADYVAKI is encoded by the coding sequence ATGACGACTTATCGTATTGCTTTATTACCAGGTGATGGAACGGGTCCTGAAGTGATAAAAGAAGGTGTAAAAGTATTAAATGCCGTAGCACAGAAGTTGGGATTTTCATTAGATACAGTAGAATACGATTTTGGTGGTGACCGCTATTTGAAAACAGGAGAAATTCTCCCAGATTCGGCAGTAGATGAATTAAAAAAGTTTGATGCCATTTATTTAGGAGCCATAGGACACCCAGATGTGAAGCCGGGTATTCTGGAAAAAGGAATTTTGCTCCGTTTGCGTTTTGAATTAGACCAATATATCAATCTTCGTCCAGTGAAATTGTATCCTAATGTTTATACTCCTATAAAAGACAAAGGACCCAAGGAAATTGACTTCGTTGTTGTTCGTGAAAATACAGGTGGGCTATATACAGGATGCGGAGGATTTCAAAAGAAGGGAACACCCCACGAAGTAGCCATTCAGGAGAGTGTTTATACGCGTTTTGAAGTTGACCGTTGTTTAAAATATGCATTTGAATTGACACGAAAACGGAATAAAGATAAAAAATTAACGCTGGTTGGAAAAACCAATGTGTTGACATTCGTTTTCGATTTGTGGGAACGAGCATTTCATGAGATGGGAGCAAAAGAATACCCGGATATTACCCGTGATTATGCTCATGTAGATGCAACAACTATGTGGATGGTTAAAAATCCAGAATGGTTTGATGTGCTTGTTACCGATAATATGTTTGGTGATATTATTACTGATTTGGGTGCTATGATACAGGGAGGTATGGGTGTTGCCGCAGGTGGAAATATTAATCCGGAGGGGGTGTCCATGTTCGAGCCGATAGGAGGAAGTGCTCCCAAATATACGGGAATGAATATTATTAATCCGATTGCTTGTATATTAGCCGGTCAGATGTTATTAGACCACATTGGTGAGAGTAAAGGGGCAGAGATACTTGAACAAGCAGTTATAAAGTTTTTCGAATCCAAAGTATTGCCAGGTTTATCTGCAAAGGAAATAAAAGAATCAGGTTGGTCAACAACCAAAATTGGTGATGCTATTGCAGATTATGTAGCAAAGATATAA
- a CDS encoding HD-GYP domain-containing protein yields MEGEQKKAEGITDLEKDYFPIPISLLQIDKIVSFDLYLRINANKEPVLYRSKSLPISENDIVRLKEKGIEILYVHSENKREYKRYLETNLRDILSDKNVAVQKRTEVLYTVTTQAVKEMLDDPRSGELLPRSRNLVENTLDFIFHEPTAFQCMLKVTNFDYYTHTHSVNVGIFSVFLTKEINFPENELLRFGMASLLHDIGKCRVDPKIVNFPGKLSEEQFEQMKKHPEYGYEILTKEQGLKDELQLDVVLHHHEKLTGNGYPHKLKGNEISIYARVSAIADIFDALTTRRSYKNAFSSFDALKLMKDKMSDELDQQIFKKFILLMSEKKQT; encoded by the coding sequence ATGGAAGGTGAGCAAAAAAAAGCAGAGGGAATTACCGATTTAGAAAAAGATTACTTCCCAATCCCTATTTCTCTATTACAAATAGATAAGATAGTAAGTTTCGATTTATATTTACGAATCAACGCCAATAAGGAACCTGTACTTTATCGTTCAAAGAGTTTACCTATTTCTGAAAATGATATAGTTCGATTAAAGGAAAAAGGTATTGAAATATTATATGTTCACTCTGAAAACAAACGGGAATACAAACGCTATCTTGAAACAAACTTAAGGGATATTCTATCGGATAAAAATGTTGCCGTTCAGAAACGGACAGAGGTTCTTTATACAGTTACAACACAGGCAGTTAAGGAAATGTTAGATGACCCTCGCAGCGGTGAACTTTTGCCTCGCTCTCGTAATTTAGTTGAAAATACTTTAGATTTTATATTCCATGAGCCCACTGCCTTCCAATGTATGCTGAAAGTCACGAATTTTGATTATTACACACATACCCATTCCGTTAATGTAGGGATTTTCAGTGTATTTCTTACAAAGGAAATTAATTTTCCCGAAAATGAATTGCTCCGTTTTGGTATGGCTTCTTTATTGCATGATATCGGCAAATGTCGAGTAGACCCTAAGATTGTAAATTTTCCTGGGAAATTATCTGAAGAGCAGTTCGAACAAATGAAAAAACATCCGGAATATGGCTACGAAATTTTAACGAAAGAACAGGGATTAAAAGACGAGTTACAATTGGATGTAGTTCTACATCACCATGAAAAATTAACCGGGAATGGCTACCCCCATAAATTAAAAGGTAATGAAATTAGTATTTATGCACGAGTATCTGCAATAGCTGATATTTTTGACGCATTAACTACTCGACGGAGCTATAAAAATGCTTTCTCCTCATTTGACGCATTAAAACTCATGAAAGATAAAATGAGTGATGAATTAGACCAACAAATATTCAAAAAATTTATCCTTTTAATGAGTGAAAAGAAACAAACATAA